Proteins encoded within one genomic window of Pararhizobium capsulatum DSM 1112:
- the pcaH gene encoding protocatechuate 3,4-dioxygenase subunit beta, with translation MTEFSNKKPETGAFFQRDRAWHAPGLTPGYKTSVLRSPQKALLSLDGTISEITGPVFGHSMLGELDNDLIHNFAKSGESAIGERIIVHGRVLDERARPVPGALLEFWQANAGGRYRHKKETYLAPLDSNFGGCGRTITDEDGFYSFRTIKPGPYPWPNGVNDWRPAHIHFSVFGHGFAQRLITQMYFEGDPMIWKCPIVATIPDRAAIEQLIAPLDWANTIPMDARAYKFDIVLRGRRSTLFENRMEGN, from the coding sequence ATGACTGAGTTTTCCAACAAAAAACCCGAGACCGGCGCCTTTTTCCAGCGAGACCGGGCGTGGCACGCGCCGGGGCTCACCCCCGGTTACAAGACTTCCGTACTGCGCTCTCCGCAAAAGGCGCTGCTCTCCCTCGATGGCACGATTTCCGAGATCACCGGCCCGGTCTTCGGCCATTCGATGCTGGGCGAACTGGACAACGACCTGATCCACAACTTCGCCAAATCCGGCGAAAGCGCGATCGGCGAGCGCATCATCGTGCATGGCCGTGTGCTGGACGAGCGTGCCCGCCCCGTTCCCGGTGCGCTGCTGGAATTCTGGCAGGCCAATGCCGGCGGTCGCTATCGCCACAAAAAAGAGACCTACCTTGCGCCGCTCGATTCCAATTTCGGCGGCTGTGGCCGCACGATCACCGACGAGGATGGCTTCTACAGCTTCCGCACTATCAAGCCCGGCCCCTACCCCTGGCCGAACGGCGTCAACGACTGGCGTCCGGCCCATATCCATTTCTCGGTTTTCGGCCATGGCTTTGCCCAGCGGCTGATCACCCAGATGTATTTCGAGGGCGACCCGATGATCTGGAAATGTCCGATTGTCGCCACCATCCCGGACCGCGCAGCCATCGAGCAACTGATCGCGCCGCTCGACTGGGCGAATACGATCCCCATGGATGCCCGTGCCTACAAGTTCGATATCGTGCTGCGCGGGCGCCGCTCGACGTTGTTTGAAAACCGCATGGAGGGCAACTGA
- the pcaG gene encoding protocatechuate 3,4-dioxygenase subunit alpha, translated as MVQSLGYLKETPSQTAGPYVHIGCTPNFAGIGGVYETDLGTSMVNERTLGDRITVTGRIIDGAGSPLKDALVEIWQADAAGLYNSPAEMRGTADPNFAGWGRCPSNGETGVYTFDTIKPGRVPFKDGRKMAPHITFWIVARGINIGLHTRMYFPEHVEANAADPLLMRIEHRHRVLTMVATREGSVYNFDIHLQGEKETVFLDI; from the coding sequence ATGGTCCAGTCGCTCGGATATCTCAAGGAAACCCCGTCGCAAACGGCAGGCCCCTACGTGCACATCGGCTGCACGCCGAATTTCGCCGGCATCGGCGGTGTCTATGAGACCGATCTCGGCACCAGCATGGTCAACGAACGCACGCTCGGCGACCGTATCACCGTCACCGGCCGCATTATCGACGGCGCCGGCAGTCCGCTGAAGGACGCGCTGGTGGAGATCTGGCAGGCCGATGCTGCCGGGCTCTACAACAGCCCCGCGGAAATGCGCGGCACCGCCGATCCGAACTTCGCCGGTTGGGGGCGTTGCCCCTCGAATGGGGAGACCGGTGTCTACACGTTCGACACGATCAAGCCCGGCCGCGTTCCCTTCAAGGACGGTCGCAAGATGGCGCCGCACATCACCTTCTGGATCGTGGCGCGCGGCATCAATATCGGCCTGCACACCCGCATGTATTTCCCCGAGCACGTCGAGGCCAACGCCGCGGACCCGCTGTTGATGCGGATCGAACATCGCCACCGCGTCCTGACCATGGTGGCAACCCGCGAAGGCTCGGTCTATAACTTCGATATCCATCTCCAGGGGGAGAAGGAGACCGTGTTCCTCGATATCTGA